The following DNA comes from Enterocloster bolteae.
AAGTTTAAGCGGCGGCAGGTATTGCCGTGAACGTCCATCCCGGAGGGGATACCGTTGACGGGAATATCTGTATGAGACTGGAATACAACATAAAATTGAATTTTATATAGTATGGATTGAAACATAAGAAAAGAGAGGTATCGTATGGAACAGCTGAAATTTATAGGAAAAAGACTGGTGTATCTGGTAGTCATGCTGTTTGGTGTCGCCACCCTGGTTTTCATACTGACGAAAATGATACCGGGAGACCCCACCGTGGCTAACTTGAGCCAGAGAGCCTTAAATGATCCTGAGATCGTGGCTGCCTACCGGGCAAAATACGGCCTGGACCAGCCCCTGCCCGTGCAGTATATCCTGTACATGAAGAATCTTTTACAGTTTGACCTGGGAACTTCCATGCGCACAAACAAACCGGTGCTGTCGGAGCTGGCCAGGTGTTACCCGGCCACCATTGAACTGGCTTTGTTTGCCATTGTGATTGCCGCCATTTTAGGGGTGCTGTTCGGCATTATATCCGCCATCCGGCGCAACAGCATCCTGGACCAGACGGTCCGGGCCATATCCGTTACAGGCGTAAGCATTCCCAGCTTCTGGTTTGCCCTGCTGGTATTATATTTCTTCTATTACAAGCTGAAACTGTTTCCGGGTCCGGGCCGCCTGAGCAACGCCTTTACGGCGCCGGCCACGGTTACGGGCATGTATGTCATTGACAGTCTGCTGGAGGGAAATATCCCCAAGGCACTGGACGCTGCCAGCCATCTGATTCTTCCGGGAACCGTGCTTGCGGCCTTTACCATGGGACTGATTACCAGGACAGCCCGCTCCAATCTTCTGGACGTTATGTCTACAGACTATATCCGTACGGCAAAGGCCAAGGGCCTGTCAAGGCCGGGACTGATTATCCGCCACGCCCTTGGAAACGCCCTGATTCCTGTGCTCACTGTCATCGGTCTGGGCCTGGGCAACCTGTTAGGCGGCATGGTGCTGGTGGAAACCATTTTCAACTGGCCGGGTGTGGGGCAGTTTGCCTATGAGTCCGTGCTTTCTGTGGATTTCCCGTCCATCATCGGGGTGGCCCTGCTGATTGCACTGAATTATATGGTCATCAATACAGTGGTGGATATATTATACGGAATCATTGACCCGAGAGTGAGGTGCAGCTGATGGTACAGTCTATAAAGCGGTTATTTAAATCCAATTACCTGTTTACGCTGGGCGTAATTATCTGTCTGGCATGGATTGCGGCAGCCATCCTGGCGCCGGCGCTGGCTCCCTATGACCCGATTGTCCAGGACCTGGGACAGCGGTTAAAGGCTCCGTCCTCAGAGCACTGGTTTGGCACGGACAACTTTGGAAGGGACATTTTCAGCCGTGTGCTCTACGGAGGAAGGTATTCCCTGCTGGCAGGCTGCCTTACCGTAGTCATAGCAGGTTTTATCGGTACATTTTATGGAGCCGTAGCAGGCTATGTGGGCGGCTGGGTGGACAATGTGATGATGCGTTTTTCAGAGATGATTTTGTCCTTCCCCTCCCTGATCCTGGCAATGATTATCAATGCGGTTATGGGTTCCAACCTGTTTAACACCATGTTTGCCCTGATTGTGGTGGCATGGCCCACCTATGCCCGTATGATGCGCAGCGTGGTGCTGAGTGTAAAGGAAAATGAATATGTGGCGGCTTCCGAGGTTCTGGGCGCCTCCAGAATCCGGATCCTGATGAAGGAGGTCATACCCAACAGCATCAGTTCGGTTCTGATTATGGCTACCACGGACATCGGAAACCAGATTCTGATGTTCTCCACCTTAAGCTTTCTGGGACTGGGCTCTGCACCGCCAACGCCGGAGTGGGGTATGATGGTCTCGGATGGAGCTGACTATTTCAATAAGTTCTGGGTGGCCGGCTTTCCGGGACTGGCGATCTTTACAATGGCTGTAGGCGCTAATTTTATCGGCGACGGTCTTCGGGATTTGCTGGACCCCAAGCTGAGAAAGCAGTTTTAGAAGAGGAGGATATTATCATGAAGCAGAAGAGAGCGGAGCGTATCATGGAAGCCCTGAAGGAAATGGGGCTGAGACAGATGCTGATTGTGGACCCCATGTCCATTTACTATCTCACAGGCGTGTATGTGGAGCCATTTGAACGGTTTTATGCCCTTTACCTGAGGGAGGACGGGAAACATGTGTATTTTCTGAATAAGCTGTTTACCGTGCCTGAGGATGTGGGTGTGGAGAAGGTGTGGTATTCGGATACAGACCCGGCGGCGGAAATCGTGGCAGGCTATCTGGATAAGGAGAGCCCGCTGGGCGTTGATAAGGATTTAAAGGCCCGGTTTCTGCTGCCCCTTATGGAGATGGAGGCTGCTGCCGGTTTTGTAAATTCCTCCATTGCCGTGGACAGGACAAGGGGTGTTAAGGATGAGGAGGAGCAGGATAAGATGCGCACTGCCTCTGACATCAATGATAAGGCCATGGCAGTGTTCAAAACGCTGATTCATGAAGGCGTCACGGAGCGTCAGGTTGCAGACCAGATGCTTAAGATATATATGGACCTGGGGGCGGACGGTTTTTCCTTTGAACCGCTGGTGGCCTTTGGAGCCAACGCGGCGGACCCTCATCATGGACCGGACGGCACCGTTATAAAGCCGGGTGATTCAGTGCTTTTTGACGTGGGCTGCATCAAGGACGGGTACTGTTCCGATATGACCCGTACCTTTTACTTCCGCAAAGCCAGTGACGAGCACCGCCGTATTTATGAGATTGTCCGCAGTGCCAATGAGACAGCTATCTCAAAGATACGTCCGGGCGTACCTCTGTGCGAGCTGGACGGGGCGGCCAGGGACCTGATCGCTGAACAGGGATACGGACCTTTCTTTACCCACAGGCTGGGGCATTTCATCGGTCTGGGAGAGCATGAATTCGGAGACGTGTCCTCTGTGAATACCCAGAAAGCGGAGCCGGGAATGATATTTTCCATTGAACCGGGAATCTATCTGCCCGGGGATACCGGCGTCCGTGTGGAGGATCTGGTGCTGGTGACAGAGGATGGATGCGAGGTGCTCAACCACTATTCCAAGGAATTTGAGATAATCGGTTCATCCGTAACCGGCTAACAGAGGTTATATAGGAGGATATATGAATCCAATCGCAACATTACATATGGCCAACGGCAGGAACATTGTCATAGAGCTTTTGCCGGAGTCAGCGCCCAATACAGTGAACAGCTTTATCTATACAGCCTCCAGGGGATACCTGGACCACCATGCCATTGAGCGGATTGTGCCGGGAAACTGGGTGGATGTCAGCTACACGGCCTTTGGAAAGAAGGAATGCCGGTATCTGATTCCCAATGAGTTTGAACTGAACCCGGACGTGGTACCCCTGGACTCCCATCCCGGAGCCGTGTGCATGGGCGGCTACGGTGAGGCAGGACTGGCAGGCTGCGAGTTTTTCTTCCCCCTCAGGGACTGTCCGGACCACAGGGGCATTTATCCTGTGTTCGGCCGTGTTCTGGAGGGCATGGATGAGTTATACAGGCTGGAAAAGGTAGAGACAGTGCCTGTGACGGATTTCCCCATAGAAGGTGTGGAGGTCAACCGTCCGGTGAAGCCGGAAATTATTGAGCGGGTGGAGCTGGAACTGCATGGTGAGATTTATCCTGAGCCGGTGAGGGTACGGGAACCTGAGCTTCCGGAGTGCTGGAAGTAACCCTATATCCTGACCCCATATCCAGTTAGATATTTGTCCACATTTTCAAAAAAATATCTTGCAAGTCCCGGGGTTCTATGATATACTATGTAAGCTGTCTGAATTGACGGCAGTTTTAGCGTTCGCGTGAGTCAGAACCTTACGGTGAGGGCGCGTTTAACTTAGTTATTGCTGATATCTGTGCGTTCTGGTGACGGCATACGGCCGGCTGCCTGTAATGTACAGAGACAGATTGGCATACACAGGCCGCGGTCGGAAACCGCAAATAATATCAGAGAGGTGAAAATCATGAAAGAAGGAATCCATCCAAGCTATTACCAGGCAAAGGTTGTCTGCAACTGTGGTAATGAGTTCGTAACAGGTTCAACAAAGCAGGACATCCACGTTGAGGTTTGTTCCAAGTGCCATTCATTCTACACCGGACAGCAGAAGGCTGCTCAGGCTCGTGGACGTATTGATAAGTTCAATCGTAAATATGGCATGAATGCTAACTAATAAGCAAAGAGATGAGGGTTGAGCTTGGGAGCAGGCTCAGCCCTTTCTGAATTCATGGGAAATCATGGAAAGAGGGTTTCTTTTTCGTACAGCAGAAAGGTTAAAGGAATGAAATATTCAGGAATTGGTGGTCAGGCCGTAATCGAGGGCATCATGATGCAGAACGGCAATGACTACGCCATTGCGGTCCGCAAGCCGGACGGGGATATTGAGGTGAAAAAGGATACCTATTTGAGTATGACCAAGAAGCATAAAGTATTAGGTCTTCCCTTTGTAAGAGGTATTTTCAGTTTTATAGATTCCATGGTAGTGGGCATGAGGGCCCTCACCTGGTCCTGCAGTTTTTTTGAGGACGACGAGGAGGCAGAGCCCGGTAAATTTGAGGCGTGGCTGGATAAGGTTTTCGGCGAGAAGCTGGAGAGCGCGCTCATGACAGTGGTTATGGTATTTTCCTTTGTTATGGCAATTGGCATTTTCATGGTGCTTCCCCTGTTTATCGCCAATATATGCAGAGGATTCATCCATTCCGACACAGTGATGGCCATACTGGAGGGCGTAATACGAATCGTCATTTTCATAGCCTATATCAAGCTGGTATCCCGTATGGAGGATATCAGGAGGACCTTTATGTACCACGGTTCAGAGCATAAGTGCATCAACTGTATCGAGCACGGGCTGGAGCTTACAGTGGACAATGTAAGGGCAAGTTCCAAGGAGCATAAACGGTGCGGTACCAGCTTTATTATGATTGTCATGGTTATCAGCATCCTGTTTTTTATGGTGATACGGGTGGATACGGTCTGGCTGCGTGTGGTGAGCCGGATTGTGCTGATACCTGTGATCGCGGGCGTGTCCTATGAGTTCCTGCGTTTTGCGGGACGCCATGACTCACGGCTGGTGAATGTGCTCAGCCGTCCCGGCATGTGGATGCAGGGACTGACAACCACGGAGCCGGATGACAGCATGATAGAGGTGGCTATCGCGGCAGTGGAGACAGTGTTTGACTGGCGGGCTTATCTGGATGAGAATTTTCCGGGATGGCAGAAAAGCAGGCACTATGATGGCGGAAATGGAAATGATGAAAGCAGTGAAAATGATAAAGTCAGCAGAAATGGTAAAGGCAATGACAGTGAAGGAGCAGTAAAACATGACCATGCAGCAGCTGTTGTGGCAGGGTGTTCAGGAACTGAATAAGGCCGGGGTGCCGGATCCGCAGCTGGATGCCAGGTATCTGCTTCTGGAGGTATTTCATCTGAATCTGGCGTCTTTTCTGGCCCTGAAGGCCAGGGAGCTGGGGAAGGATGAGGAGACAGAGGGAAAATGCCGGGAATTTATGAGGCTCATAGAAGCCAGGGCAGGCCGGACCCCTCTCCAGCACCTGACCGGAACGCAGGAGTTCATGGGATTTGAGTTCCTTGTAAATGAACATGTGCTGATACCAAGGCAGGACACGGAGACACTGGTGGAGCTGGTCCTGGAGGAACAGAATGACAGGGAAAAACGCGTACTGGACATGTGCACCGGTTCCGGGTGCATTGCCATCAGCCTGGCGCTCATGGGCAGATACCGTCATGTGGCTGCCCTGGATGTGTCGGCCGAGGCCCTTAAGGTGGCAGCCGGAAACCGTGACAGGCTTTTGGGCGGATACGAGGGCGGATTTGAATTGTTTGAGAGCAATATGTTCAGCGCTCTGGAGACGGACAGGACCTTTGATGTCATTGTCTCAAACCCGCCTTATATCCCCAGCCGGGTCATAGAGGGCCTTGCTCCGGAGGTAAGGGACCATGAGCCCAGGATTGCCCTGGACGGAAGTGATGACGGGCTGACCTTTTATCGAATCCTGGCAGAAGAGGCCCGGAATCATCTGGCGGAGGGCGGAAGTATCTATATGGAGATTGGATATGACCAGTCAGAGGCAGTGGAAGGATTGTTCCGGTCCGGGGGATACAGGGATGTGAGGACATTTCAGGATCTGGCAGGACAGGACCGGGTGGTGAGGGCCAGGCGGTGAGGCCGGGGGTGAGAGGGCGGACATAAACGCTTAGACATAAACGCCCGGCTGGCGCGGACCGGGATGCCGGACCGGGAGAAACACAGGTAACAGGTTAATGTAGTGGTTGGAATTGGAATAATCGCAGGAGCAGGAGATAGATATGTTTGATAAGCTGGATGATATGTTGATTCATTATGAAGAACTGATGCTTATGCTGGGTGACCCGGATGTGACCCAGGATACCAAGCGTTTTACCAGGCTCATGAAGGAGCAGGCTGACCTGGCTCCTATTGTGGAGGCCTATAAGCAGTACAAGCAGGCAAAGCAGGATGTGGAGGACAGCCTGGCCCTTCTGGAGGAAGAGAGCGACGAGGAGATGCGGGAGATGGCCAAGGAAGAGCTGTCCGATGCCAGAAAGCGGATTGAGGACCTGGAGCATGAACTTAAGATTCTCCTGCTTCCAAAGGACCCTAACGATGACAAGAACATTATTCTGGAAATCCGGGCAGGCGCAGGCGGAGACGAGGCAGCTCTGTTTGCGGCCGAACTTTACCGCATGTATTCAAACTATGCGGACAGCCAGAGATGGAAGGTGGAGATTGTCAGCCTTAATGAAAACGGCATCGGCGGTTTCAAGGAAGTGGTTGCCATGGTTACGGGCAAGGGCGCGTACTCCAAGCTTAAATATGAGAGCGGCGTGCACCGCGTCCAGCGTGTGCCTGAGACAGAATCCGGCGGCCGCATCCATACATCCACTGCCACTGTGGCCGTTATGCCTGAGGCCGAGGAAGTGGACGTGCAGATTGACATGAACGACTGCCGTATCGACGTTATGCGCGCATCGGGCAACGGCGGACAGTGCGTCAACACAACAGACTCCGCGGTTCGTCTGACCCATATGCCTACGGGAATCGTTATTTACAGCCAGACAGAGAAATCCCAGCTTCAGAACAAGGAAAAGGCATTCCGCCTGCTGCGTTCCAAGCTGTACGACATTGAGCTGGAAAAACGCCAGAGCTCAGAGGCAGAGGAGCGCCGCAGCCAGATCGGTACCGGTGACCGCTCTGAGAAGATACGTACCTACAACTTCCCTCAGGGCCGCGTGACGGACCACAGAATCAAGCTGACACTGTATAAGATTGATTCTATTATGAACGGGGATATTCAGGAGCTATTGGATAATCTGATTGCGGCAGACCAGGCTGCAAAGCTGGCAAGGATGAACGAGGCTGTTTAGTGTCTGTTTCTGGTGGATGACAGCCAAGAGGAAGTGCGGGTGGACGGAGCAATATTTGAGCCGCTCTACTATCAGATTGACGTGGAGAAACCATCTTCCCCCAGCGAGGCATTCCAGTTTTGCAAAAACCACAGCAGCCCTGGGAGATCCTCTGAAATGGGAGCTTATTTACCAGCTTAATTCCGGCTCAGTGAAGAATCCGAACCTGATATATGAGGGACAGACACTGGATATACCCAAGGCCTGAGAGAAAAATCCTCAATAGGGCTTCAGAACATAAAAACGGGGCAATGGGCTCAAAGCAATCAGGACCCAGCCAGATATCCGGGATATTATATTCCTGGTTCTGGCCGGGTCTGTTTTATTATTATTTTTCTGTAACGAATCCTGGGTACGGGACACTAATTAACAGAAGGAGGAAATGCGTATATGGATTCCATGGAAGAAATTTATATGAAACACGGAAAAATGATATATGGTTTTCTCTTAACCAGGACCCGGGACCCCGGCCTGGCAGAGGAACTGACCCAGGAGACCTTTTACCAGGCTGTGAAACACATCGGCGGGTATAAGGGAGAAAGCAGCATATCCACCTGGCTCTGCGCAATTGCCAAGAATCTGTGGCGTGATTATCTGCGAAGGCAGAAAGACCATGTGCCCCTGGATGAGGCTGAACAGGTATCTGTGGAATCCGCAGAGTCCCGGGCTCTTTGTTTATGGGACAATGTGCAGATACTGAAGCTGGTTCACGGCCTGGAGGACCCCATGAGGGAGGTTATGTACCTCAGGCTGGTGGGAAACCTTACTTTCGGGCAGATTGGGGAAATCATGGGGCGCAGCGAGAACTGGGCAAGGGTGACCTATTACCGCGGGAAAGAGAGAGTCGTGAAGGAGGCAGGAAAACTATGAACCACAGAATACCATGTGAGATTATTCAGGATTTAATGCCTATGTATGCGGACGGCCTGACGTCTGAAACAACGGACCGGGAAATCCGCAGCCATCTGGAGGAATGTGAGACCTGCAGGGAAATGTATGAGCGGATGAAGGCAGAGATGGAAGGGGATGCTTCCCAAACAGCAGGAGAACCGCCGGAAATTGATTATCTGAAAAAGGTAAGAAGAAAGAATGTAAGGAACGTGGTTCTGGCGGCAGCAGGGGTGTTCCTGTTTATGGCGGCAGCACTTTTTATGAAGCTGTTTGTAATAGGATATCCCACGGAGTCATATGTGCTCACCTACACCGATGTCAATGGGGAACAGGTGAATGTGGGAGGAGTCATGGCAGATTCAGCCGCTGTTTACAGGGGATATAAGCTGGTGCAGGAGGACGGGGCAAAGAGGCTGGTCATCTATTCCTGTCTGCCGTCATTCTGGAACAGAAGCGGCACATTTAACCTGGAACTGGCGCTTCCCGGCGGTGGAATGGATTTGAATATCCAGGGTATTACGATTAAGAGTAACGGAGACCTGATCAGCAGCCTGGCCAATGAACTGTACAGGGCCAGGAATCCGTATATAGGCGATGCCTCGGCAGACGGAAGGCTCTCAGGCACATTGGGAATATCAAGAGAATTGGGAAGCTTTAAGAATGAGCTCCAGACCTCCGGTGAGCCCTATGGCTGGACGCTTAACTTTGAGGAGAGCACGTCCAATTCAGCTGTGTTTGAGGAGCGGATGAAAGCATATGCCTGTGTGCTCATTGCCCTGACCGATAACCTGGGACAGGTCAGCTGGAACTACACCGTGGAGCTGGAACAGGGGCCTGTCCTGCGCCATGGCACCATTACGGTGGAGGAGTGCGGTGAAATGGTTGGGGCGCCGGTGAAAACATTTGCGGACAGTCCTGAGGGGATTGAACAGCTGATTAAACAGCTGGGAATCGGGCGGTGAGAGGCAAACAGCCGGAAAGAGGCCGGGAAGAGGCAGGAAGGGAATGCGGCGGCCTGTGTGGACAAATATGCGTATAAAATCCCATCGGATAAAATTTTCTGTCAAGGGTCTGGCTATTGGGGGCGTGATTTGATACAATCAAAATATAAAGGTCCGGACGGCGGGCAGATTAAGATTACGAAACCGGAAGTGCCGGTGGGCCGGAAGTAATAAGGCAATACTGTTAAAAGGGGGGTGCACATCATGCAGTCGCTTTCCTCATTCATGAATACCATCCGGTTTAATTTTCTGTATATAGATAAATACTCCTTCGGACGTACCTGGACGTACCCGGAGAGCGCCATACCGTACAATATGCTGCGCTATATCATTGACGGAAGCGCTGAGTTTGTGGTAGACGGGGAGACGGTCATTGTGAGGAAGGGACAGGTGTCCTATATACCGGAGGGCTGCTGGCTGTCATGTAAGGCGCTGGAGGATACGTTTGCGTTTTACAGCATCCGTTTTACCACATCCGTGTTCTACGAGGGGGCCAATTTCCTCAGGGAGTACTATAACTTTCCCCTGGTGATGGATGTGGGGGAGGGAATCGAACCTTATTTCAGCGATATCTATAAGTGGGTGCGCACGGACAAAAAGTCAAAATCCTTTCACGTAAGAGGAGCCCTTGACACTCTGATCGCCAGCCTGATTGACATTCTGAACTCCGATGAGCCGGATGATGTGAAGGCGGAGATCAACGGCCTGGAGTACAACCTGGAGCAGATACGAAAAAGGGTGAAGAAATCCACGGTGCAGACAGACCCCAGGATACAGACCGTTATTGACTATATCATGTTAAATCCCACAGAGGAATATACCTCAGATAAATTAAGCGGTATGGCGGAAGTGGCTGAGACTACTTTCCGGCGTCTGTTTAAGGAGGCCACAGGGAAGACCGCCACAGAGTTTATACGCCAGGTGCGTCTGACCACGGCAGCCAGGCTTCTGCTGGTTTCCAATGATCCTGTGAACTGTATTGCCCACGATGTGGGGTTCGAGGATGCCAACCATTTTACACGGGTATTCAGGCAGGCGTTTGGGATGACGCCGGGACGGTACAGGAAGATGTCGCAGGAGTAGGGGTGACAAAACAATAGAGAGAGGATGGATGGCGGGATGGAACAAATCAAGGTATGGACAAAGCAGCATGAAAATGTGCTGAAGGAGCTGAATGAAAATGGCAGGTACATTGCCAGGCGGGAATATATCCGCAGTGACCTGCAGGAGCATGCGGGACTGGTGCTGGAGGTATATGACTGGCTGGTAAGGCACAGTCCGGACGCGGCCAGGAAGCCCGGGGATGTGGAGTATCCGGTATGGGTTTCATTTACCAGTGAGGCGGTCATGCTTCCCAGTCCGGGCGCCGTTATACTGGAGCTGACCCTGGAACCGGACCGTATTACCTCTGTCAATATAGAAAAATGGGGAAGCATCCTCAATTACTCCTACATACCAAAGGATAAGGCGGATGCCAGACGCCATCAGGATATGATGGAGCAGTACGGGGTAAGCGATGCCAAGGCATACATGTCCCAGTTCTATCCCCATCTTAAGAGGGAAATTATTGCCAGCTGGGACCGGCTTTTTGATGACAGTGTGATTTTAGGGAATGACTCAAAATATGGAAATATATGGGAGATAAGAAAAGAATGGGTGACACAGGTGATAAGGTGATTTTATACGCGGCACAGGCAGATGCTGTATTAAAGGCCATAGAGAGGGACGGCCGCTGTTTTTCACGTGAGGAGTATGTGCGCAGAAAATATGGGGAAAGCGGCCCTATTTTCCTGACTGTCTACAGATGGTTCGTGAAGGAGGCAGCGAAGCTGGTTCCCAAACCTGAGGGGGCGGAATTTCCCTATTGGTCCTTTATGAACCTGTACAGCCTGGACCAGTCGGCCGGAACCAGGACACTGACGCTCTGTGTTCCCAGGAATGAGGCTGTGTTTTTTGACATGTATGACTGGAATAAGATTCTGTGCCTTAAATACCTGGGCGAAGATGAGGCGGATGAGCTGGCTTTCCAGGCGTATTTAAAGCAGCGGGGGGTCAGGGAGATGGACGCGGTTCTCACTGGTTTTTATCCGGAGCTGAAACAGAAAATCATGGGCAGCTGGCCC
Coding sequences within:
- a CDS encoding ABC transporter permease → MEQLKFIGKRLVYLVVMLFGVATLVFILTKMIPGDPTVANLSQRALNDPEIVAAYRAKYGLDQPLPVQYILYMKNLLQFDLGTSMRTNKPVLSELARCYPATIELALFAIVIAAILGVLFGIISAIRRNSILDQTVRAISVTGVSIPSFWFALLVLYFFYYKLKLFPGPGRLSNAFTAPATVTGMYVIDSLLEGNIPKALDAASHLILPGTVLAAFTMGLITRTARSNLLDVMSTDYIRTAKAKGLSRPGLIIRHALGNALIPVLTVIGLGLGNLLGGMVLVETIFNWPGVGQFAYESVLSVDFPSIIGVALLIALNYMVINTVVDILYGIIDPRVRCS
- a CDS encoding ABC transporter permease, translating into MVQSIKRLFKSNYLFTLGVIICLAWIAAAILAPALAPYDPIVQDLGQRLKAPSSEHWFGTDNFGRDIFSRVLYGGRYSLLAGCLTVVIAGFIGTFYGAVAGYVGGWVDNVMMRFSEMILSFPSLILAMIINAVMGSNLFNTMFALIVVAWPTYARMMRSVVLSVKENEYVAASEVLGASRIRILMKEVIPNSISSVLIMATTDIGNQILMFSTLSFLGLGSAPPTPEWGMMVSDGADYFNKFWVAGFPGLAIFTMAVGANFIGDGLRDLLDPKLRKQF
- a CDS encoding M24 family metallopeptidase, which gives rise to MKQKRAERIMEALKEMGLRQMLIVDPMSIYYLTGVYVEPFERFYALYLREDGKHVYFLNKLFTVPEDVGVEKVWYSDTDPAAEIVAGYLDKESPLGVDKDLKARFLLPLMEMEAAAGFVNSSIAVDRTRGVKDEEEQDKMRTASDINDKAMAVFKTLIHEGVTERQVADQMLKIYMDLGADGFSFEPLVAFGANAADPHHGPDGTVIKPGDSVLFDVGCIKDGYCSDMTRTFYFRKASDEHRRIYEIVRSANETAISKIRPGVPLCELDGAARDLIAEQGYGPFFTHRLGHFIGLGEHEFGDVSSVNTQKAEPGMIFSIEPGIYLPGDTGVRVEDLVLVTEDGCEVLNHYSKEFEIIGSSVTG
- a CDS encoding peptidylprolyl isomerase; translated protein: MNPIATLHMANGRNIVIELLPESAPNTVNSFIYTASRGYLDHHAIERIVPGNWVDVSYTAFGKKECRYLIPNEFELNPDVVPLDSHPGAVCMGGYGEAGLAGCEFFFPLRDCPDHRGIYPVFGRVLEGMDELYRLEKVETVPVTDFPIEGVEVNRPVKPEIIERVELELHGEIYPEPVRVREPELPECWK
- the rpmE gene encoding 50S ribosomal protein L31, with protein sequence MKEGIHPSYYQAKVVCNCGNEFVTGSTKQDIHVEVCSKCHSFYTGQQKAAQARGRIDKFNRKYGMNAN
- a CDS encoding DUF1385 domain-containing protein; translation: MGAGSALSEFMGNHGKRVSFSYSRKVKGMKYSGIGGQAVIEGIMMQNGNDYAIAVRKPDGDIEVKKDTYLSMTKKHKVLGLPFVRGIFSFIDSMVVGMRALTWSCSFFEDDEEAEPGKFEAWLDKVFGEKLESALMTVVMVFSFVMAIGIFMVLPLFIANICRGFIHSDTVMAILEGVIRIVIFIAYIKLVSRMEDIRRTFMYHGSEHKCINCIEHGLELTVDNVRASSKEHKRCGTSFIMIVMVISILFFMVIRVDTVWLRVVSRIVLIPVIAGVSYEFLRFAGRHDSRLVNVLSRPGMWMQGLTTTEPDDSMIEVAIAAVETVFDWRAYLDENFPGWQKSRHYDGGNGNDESSENDKVSRNGKGNDSEGAVKHDHAAAVVAGCSGTE
- the prmC gene encoding peptide chain release factor N(5)-glutamine methyltransferase; its protein translation is MTMQQLLWQGVQELNKAGVPDPQLDARYLLLEVFHLNLASFLALKARELGKDEETEGKCREFMRLIEARAGRTPLQHLTGTQEFMGFEFLVNEHVLIPRQDTETLVELVLEEQNDREKRVLDMCTGSGCIAISLALMGRYRHVAALDVSAEALKVAAGNRDRLLGGYEGGFELFESNMFSALETDRTFDVIVSNPPYIPSRVIEGLAPEVRDHEPRIALDGSDDGLTFYRILAEEARNHLAEGGSIYMEIGYDQSEAVEGLFRSGGYRDVRTFQDLAGQDRVVRARR
- the prfA gene encoding peptide chain release factor 1; its protein translation is MFDKLDDMLIHYEELMLMLGDPDVTQDTKRFTRLMKEQADLAPIVEAYKQYKQAKQDVEDSLALLEEESDEEMREMAKEELSDARKRIEDLEHELKILLLPKDPNDDKNIILEIRAGAGGDEAALFAAELYRMYSNYADSQRWKVEIVSLNENGIGGFKEVVAMVTGKGAYSKLKYESGVHRVQRVPETESGGRIHTSTATVAVMPEAEEVDVQIDMNDCRIDVMRASGNGGQCVNTTDSAVRLTHMPTGIVIYSQTEKSQLQNKEKAFRLLRSKLYDIELEKRQSSEAEERRSQIGTGDRSEKIRTYNFPQGRVTDHRIKLTLYKIDSIMNGDIQELLDNLIAADQAAKLARMNEAV
- a CDS encoding RNA polymerase sigma factor, with amino-acid sequence MDSMEEIYMKHGKMIYGFLLTRTRDPGLAEELTQETFYQAVKHIGGYKGESSISTWLCAIAKNLWRDYLRRQKDHVPLDEAEQVSVESAESRALCLWDNVQILKLVHGLEDPMREVMYLRLVGNLTFGQIGEIMGRSENWARVTYYRGKERVVKEAGKL
- a CDS encoding DUF4825 domain-containing protein → MNHRIPCEIIQDLMPMYADGLTSETTDREIRSHLEECETCREMYERMKAEMEGDASQTAGEPPEIDYLKKVRRKNVRNVVLAAAGVFLFMAAALFMKLFVIGYPTESYVLTYTDVNGEQVNVGGVMADSAAVYRGYKLVQEDGAKRLVIYSCLPSFWNRSGTFNLELALPGGGMDLNIQGITIKSNGDLISSLANELYRARNPYIGDASADGRLSGTLGISRELGSFKNELQTSGEPYGWTLNFEESTSNSAVFEERMKAYACVLIALTDNLGQVSWNYTVELEQGPVLRHGTITVEECGEMVGAPVKTFADSPEGIEQLIKQLGIGR
- a CDS encoding helix-turn-helix domain-containing protein, whose amino-acid sequence is MQSLSSFMNTIRFNFLYIDKYSFGRTWTYPESAIPYNMLRYIIDGSAEFVVDGETVIVRKGQVSYIPEGCWLSCKALEDTFAFYSIRFTTSVFYEGANFLREYYNFPLVMDVGEGIEPYFSDIYKWVRTDKKSKSFHVRGALDTLIASLIDILNSDEPDDVKAEINGLEYNLEQIRKRVKKSTVQTDPRIQTVIDYIMLNPTEEYTSDKLSGMAEVAETTFRRLFKEATGKTATEFIRQVRLTTAARLLLVSNDPVNCIAHDVGFEDANHFTRVFRQAFGMTPGRYRKMSQE
- a CDS encoding DUF3841 domain-containing protein produces the protein MEQIKVWTKQHENVLKELNENGRYIARREYIRSDLQEHAGLVLEVYDWLVRHSPDAARKPGDVEYPVWVSFTSEAVMLPSPGAVILELTLEPDRITSVNIEKWGSILNYSYIPKDKADARRHQDMMEQYGVSDAKAYMSQFYPHLKREIIASWDRLFDDSVILGNDSKYGNIWEIRKEWVTQVIR
- a CDS encoding DUF3841 domain-containing protein, whose amino-acid sequence is MGDTGDKVILYAAQADAVLKAIERDGRCFSREEYVRRKYGESGPIFLTVYRWFVKEAAKLVPKPEGAEFPYWSFMNLYSLDQSAGTRTLTLCVPRNEAVFFDMYDWNKILCLKYLGEDEADELAFQAYLKQRGVREMDAVLTGFYPELKQKIMGSWPRLFRHHEQIRAGEESGAKSVQAALWQIKKEWIVTETAGE